The following proteins come from a genomic window of Clupea harengus chromosome 22, Ch_v2.0.2, whole genome shotgun sequence:
- the tmem144a gene encoding transmembrane protein 144a produces MDHRAVLLALCALLCVTFAADEIIGDGHSQELSGAKLSLLGETSNGTNATDLTYGFISCAVAVVFYGSNFVPVKKIDTGDGMFFQWVLCAAIWMVSLVANLILNCPRFWPLAMLGGAIWATGNITVVPIVKTIGLGLGLLIWASFNLLMGWASSRFGWFGINAEIVGKPVLNYTGAGLCFLSAIVFFFVKSDVQRVRTAEETPLLIDNTINSGDASSDDSWVDRLRPSTKRLVGFSMAVFAGLLYGSSFIPVLYIKDHADDPDSHFHGASQFDLDYVFAQFSGIFLTSTVYFLIYCAAMKNQPKVFSKAILPGFLSGIMWGAATCCWFLANHYLSAVVSFPIITTVPGLIAAAWGVVVFKEVKGLRNFLVLGIAFCLVLTGALLTAFSKV; encoded by the exons ATGGATCATCGCGCTGTTCTCCTTGCTCTGTgcgctctgctgtgtgtgacaTTCGCAGCAGATGAAATTATCGGAG ATGGACACTCGCAGGAGCTGTCAGGAGCTAAGCTGTCACTTCTTGGTGAAACTAGTAATGGTACAAATGCGACCGACCTCACCTACGGATTTATCTCGTGCGCTGTGGCCGTGGTGTTCTACGGGAGCAACTTCGTTCCGGTAAAGAAGATTGACACCGGCGATG GAATGTTTTTTCAGTGGGTTCTCTGTGCTGCTATATGGATGGTGTCTCTGGTTGCGAATTTAATACTGAACTGTCCCAGATTCTGGCCCCTGGCGATGCTGGGCGGAGCTATATGGGCTACAG GAAATATAACAGTGGTGCCCATAGTGAAGACAATTGGCCTTGGACTGGGGCTCCTCATCTGGGCCTCCTTTAACCTGCTCATGGGCTGGGCCAgttcaag gtttGGCTGGTTTGGCATCAATGCAGAGATTGTAGGAAAGCCTGTGTTAAACTACACTGGAGCTGGGTTGTGCTTTCTCAG tgccattgtgtttttctttgtgaaGAGTGATGTCCAGAGAGTACGAACAGCAGAAGAGACCCCTTTACTCATAGATAAT ACTATAAATTCAGGTGATGCTTCTTCAGATGATTCGTGGGTGGATAGACTCAGACCCAGTACTAAAAGACTTGT aggctttAGTATGGCTGTTTTTGCGGGTTTGCTGTACGGTTCCTCTTTTATCCCTGTACTCTACATCAAAGACCACGCAGACGATCCAGACAGCCATTTCCACGGAGCCAGTCAGTTTG ATCTGGACTATGTGTTTGCTCAATTTAGCGGGATCTTTCTCACCAGCACAGTCTATTTCCTCATTTACTGTGCAGCAATGAAGAACCAACCCAAAGTCTTCTCCAAAGCCATCCTaccag GGTTTCTCTCAGGGATCATGTGGGGAGCGGCTACATGTTGCTGGTTCTTAGCTAATCACTATCTGAGTGCGGTGGTCAGCTTCCCGATCATCACAACA gTCCCAGGTCTTATTGCAGCTGCGTGGGGAGTAGTGGTATTTAAGGAGGTGAAG GGTTTACGGAACTTCCTGgtgcttgggatagccttctgctTAGTGCTAACAGGCGCACTGCTGACGGCCTTCTCCAAGGTTTAG